In Astatotilapia calliptera chromosome 16, fAstCal1.2, whole genome shotgun sequence, one genomic interval encodes:
- the eef1akmt1 gene encoding EEF1A lysine methyltransferase 1 codes for MSDSDDDVPTLSAHTLAALQEFYKETKVVTDHSAAPTDQFAVGAVEEDWRMSQFWYSDETATQLAEEAVREAGEGGRIACLSAPSVYQKLKQGVVDGSDRVSAVVLEYDRRFASYGEDFVFYDYNKPLSLPDSVSPHSFDIVLADPPYLSEECLSKVTQTIKYLSKGKVLLCTGAIMENLAKDLLDVKMCSFLPKHNRNLSNEFRCFVNYPSRLLSC; via the exons ATGAGCGACAGCGATGACGATGTTCCCACTCTGTCAGCTCACACTCTGGCCGCCCTGCAGGAGTTTTACAAGGAAACGAAGGTTGTTACGGATCACAGCGCTGCACCCACAGACCAGTTTGCTGTGGGAGCCGTGGAGGAGGACTGG CGGATGAGTCAGTTCTGGTACAGCGACGAGACAGCAACACAGTTAGCCGAGGAGGCGGTACGAGAGGCTGGAGAGGGAGGAAG GATAGCATGCCTGAGCGCGCCCAGCGTGTACCAGAAGCTGAAGCAGGGTGTGGTGGACGGTTCAGATCGGGTGTCTGCCGTGGTGTTGGAGTACGACCGCCGCTTCGCCTCCTACGGAGAGGACTTTGTGTTCTACGACTACAACAAGCCGCTGTCTCTTCCGGACAGCGTGTCTCCTCACAGCTTCGACATTGTCCTCGCTGACCCGCCTTACCTGTCCGAGGAGTGTCTGAGCAAAGTGACCCAAACCATCAAATACCTGAGCAAAGGCAAAGTGCTGCTGTGCACAG GAGCCATCATGGAGAATCTGGCAAAAGATCTCCTGGATGTAAAAATGTGCAGCTTTTTGCCCAAACACAACAGGAACCTGTCCAATGAGTTCCGCTGTTTTGTCAACTACCCGTCCCGCCTGCTGTCCTGCTGA
- the il17d gene encoding interleukin-17D gives MPHRVHVLLLLLLSLCRPAAATRVRNKTVRTRSCLDMPEEKLEEIFGRLSVGVMSAFHHALQLEPQDKLNLTCPTTARVPTDGKTRLPVNLLSISPWAYRISYDPKRYPRYIPEAYCLCKGCLIRPYGEESSQYRSTLVYAPSVILRRTGSCVGGRHSYTEIYVSIAVGCTCVPLLEKRPKKSNQSLQRREPKARKLFTPRKEA, from the exons ATGCCCCACAGAGTCCACGTTCTGCTACTACTGCTGCTGTCGCTGTGTCGGCCGGCAGCAGCGACCCGGGTCAGAAACAAGACCGTCAGGACGCGGTCCTGCCTGGACATGCCGGAGGAGAAGTTGGAGGAGATTTTTGGACGGCTCTCGGTGGGAGTAATGAGCGCTTTCCATCACGCTCTGCAGCTGGAGCCGCAGGACAAACTTAACCTCACCTGCCCCACCACTGCACGGGTCCCGACCGACGGCAAGACCCGCCTCCCGGTCAACCTGCTCAGCATCTCCCCCTGGGCCTACAG gATCTCATACGACCCAAAGAGATATCCCCGCTACATCCCCGAGGCCTACTGCCTGTGCAAGGGCTGCCTGATCAGACCATACGGCGAGGAGAGCAGTCAGTATCGCAGTACCCTGGTCTACGCTCCCTCCGTCATCCTGAGGAGAACAGGCTCTTGCGTCGGCGGCCGCCACTCTTACACGGAGATCTACGTCTCCATAGCCGTGGGATGCACCTGTGTGCCGCTGCTGGAGAAGAGGCCGAAGAAGAGCAACCAGAGCCTGCAGAGGAGAGAGCCTAAAGCCAGGAAGCTCTTTACTCCAAGAAAGGAAGCTTGA